tctccttatttaaggaacggtgtaatgcgttggaggcagcacagagaaggtttactaggctaatgcctggaatggacgggctgtcttacgaggaaggattggacaagctaggcttgtatccactggaatttagaagagtaagatgtgacttgattgaaacatataagatcctgaggggccttgacagggtggatgtggaaaggatgtttccccttgtgggagaatctataactaggggtcactgtttaaaaatcaggggttgcaaatttaagacagagataaggagatttttattttctttcggagggtcgtgagcctttggaattctcatcctcaaaaggcgatataagcggagtctttgaatatttttaaggcagagtaaaTATTTTCTTCACGAGCAAGGGAGTGGAGGATTACCGGGgggtggtggaaatgtgaagtaatcagtagaGACAAAAACGTATTGAAtggcatggcagagcaggctcgaaggaccgagtggcctactcctgatcataattcgtatgttcgtacatgaGGATCGAGTTACCAACAACAGTAGAATTGCACTCAACTGCAAACTGTaatttcatggcccggcatatcccccagtctaccattaccatcaaggtagGTGACCAAACGTGGTTCAATGAAGGGTACAgcagggcatgcctggagcagcaccaggcatacctcaaaatgaggtgtcaacctggggaagctacaatacaggattaTTTGGGGGCCAAACtgcataagtagcatgcgatagacagagtcaaGTGATCtcagaaccaacagatcagatttaagctctgcagtcctgtcacatccagccatgaatggtggtgcacaattaaaagactaactgaaggaggtggctccacaattatccccatcttcaatgatgagggagcccaacacatcagtgtgaaagataaggttaaagcatttgcaacaatcttcgctcgaggtgccaagttgatgattcatctcggactcctcctgaacGCATCAGCtatttcgattcactccgtgtgacatcaagtaacgactgcaggcactggagactgcaaaggctctgggctccgacaatgttctggcaatagttctgaagacctgttctccagaacttgatctgcccctagccaagttgttccagtacagctacaacattggcatgtacctgacaatgtggaatattCCCCAAGTATGTCTTTGACACCAAAAGCAGGTCATGTCCAAGCTGgacaatcagcctactctcaatcatcataaaagtgatggaagattagaattagaattagaattagaattagaatattacagcgcagtacaggcccttcggccctcgatgttgcgccgatcatctgacctacactcttccatttacatccatatgtctatccaatgaccacttaaatgcccttaaagttggcgagtctactactgttgcaggcagggcgttccacgcccctactactctctgcgtaaagaaactacctctgacatctgtcctatatctttcacccctcaacttaaagctatgtcccctcgtgtttgccatcctcatccgaggaaaaagactctcactatccaccctatctaaccctctgattatcttgtatgtctctattaagtcacctctcctcctccttctctctaacgaaaacaaccccaagtccctcagcctttcctcgtaagaccttccttccataccaggcaacatcctagtaaatctcctctgcaccctttccaaagcttcgacatccttcctataatgcggtgaccagaactgcacgcaatactccaggtgcggcctcaccagagttttgtacagctgcatcatgaccccgtggctctgaaactcgatccccctactaataaaggctaacacaccatatgccttcttaacagccctattaacctgggtagcaactttcagggatttatgtacctggataccaagatctctctgctcatctacactaccaagaatcttcccattagcccagtactctgcattgctgttactccttccaaagtgaatcacctcacacttctccgcattaaactccatttgccatctctcagcccagctctgcagcctatctatgtccctctgtaccctacaacacccttcgacactatccacaactccaccgaccttcgtgtcatccgcaaatttactaacccacccttctacaccctcatccaggtcgtttataaaaatgacaaacagcagtggccccaaaacagaaccttgcggtacaccactagtaactaaactccaggatgaacatttgccatcaaccaccaccctctgtcttctttcagctagccaatttctgatccaaagctctaaatcaccttcaaccccatacttgcgtattttctgcaatagcctaccgtggggaaccttatcaaacgccttactgaaatccatatacaccatcaacagtgccatcaaacggcacttgctttgtaataacctgctcagtgatgctcagtttgggcgtgccagtgccactcagctcctgaccaaattacagccttagttcaaacatggacaaaagagctgaactcaagaagtgaagagaaagtgactgcccttgacatcaaggcagcatttgaccgagtatggcatcaaagaacccttgcaaaactggggtcaatgggaatcagtgggaaaactctccgctggttggagtcatacctagtgcaaaggaagatggttgtggttgttcgaggtcaatcatctcagctccaggacttcactgcaggagttcctcagggtaatgtcctcggcccaaccatcttcagctgcttcatcaatgaccttccttcaatcataacgtcagaagtggggatgttcactgatgattctccAATGTTCAGCATGATTTGTGacacctcagctactgaagcaatccgtgtcgaaatgcagcaagacctggacattatccaggcttgtgctgataagtggcaagtaacattcgtgccacacaagtgccaggcaactaccatctccaacaagagagaatctaaccatctccccttaacattcaatggcaattagcatcgctgaatcccccactatcaatatcctagggtctaccattgaccagaaactgaactggagtagcgatataaataccgtggctacaagagcagatcagaggataggaatcctgcgacaagcaaataacctgctgactccccaaagcctgtccaccatgtacaaggcagaagtctggagtgtgatggaatactctccacttgcctggatgtgtgcagctccagcaacactcaagaagctcgacagcatccagaacaaagcagcccacttgattgcaaccccatgcacaaacattcactcccgccaccaccggcacacagcagagcagtgtgtaacatttacaatatgcactgcagcaaagaaccaaggctctttagacagcactttccaaacccgcgacctcaaccaactagaatctcaagggcagctgatgcatgggaacaccaccacctgcaagttccgctccaagtcacacaccatactgacttagaattatattgttgttcattcactgtcgctgtgtcaaaatcctggaactcccttcctaacagcactgtggctgtacctacctcacatggagtgcagcagttcaagaagccatttcaccacaacctcctcaagggcagtgagggatgggcaataaatgctggccgagccagcaacacccacatcatatgaatgaatttgaaaaaaagTGTGGCGGtgttctggaactcactacctgaaagggtagttgaggcataaACCTTCAACTCATACAAAAgaggtctggatatgcatctcaagtgccgtaatctgcgggttacggaccaaatgctggcagctgggattagaataggtggaattcttttcggctggcacagacacgatggtccaagtggcttctttctgtgccataatatttcgATGCTTCTGTGATTCTAAGTGAATACATATCTCTCTATCTCACCATCCTCCAAGCCTCTCCCCCAATccagatctttctctctctctctgcctttttttcgctattgatgctgtctctctccctctgcctttggtgctgtatctatgtTGGAGATACAGTTACTGAGTGTTATATGTATGCATTCAATTGTAGAACTgatagtctctctctctgaatattcaGGTGAAGGTGAAATACTGTTATTCAGTGTGAAAGGGACACACAGTTGGAAATTGTAAGACTGAAAcggtctgtctccctccctctctcacccctcactctctttcactctcctttTCTCTGTCGCTCTGTTGTTGTATATGAAAGAGGAATGAAGTTATTGAGCGTGTTATGGACACGCTGAAGAGACGTACGGTATTGGAACAGTGAACACGCCACCAATGCCGCAGGTGAGACGGTCACTGTCACTTCTCCGCTCGTATGTTCGAATCTGACGGTGTATTTATCCATCTTCAGTCCTGAATCTAAGCACGGAGAGAACCAGCCTGTCACTGCCTGGAACAAAATAAAAAcactgtgtatgaatgtgggattattGTGCAACTGGACGTCTCTCCTTGAAAATGGGATGTCTAGGACACCTAGAAAAAAATATGGATGGAATGTAGGGACAGACAGGGCATAATTTGTATTTTCACCGTCAGGAAACATGCTTGTGTGTGATCAATATAATAACATCAAAGCCGACAATGGTTTGAACACATTCAAAGCTGTGATTGGCTCTTGACGCCAAATCTGGGAAACAGACAACATTCGCAGCGCCAGTCTCCGAGTGTTTGTCACTTACTGAGTCCAGAAAATACAAATACCCACCGTGAATCCGCAGCACAGGCCGAAAGGAGAGGAAATCCTGTCCTGGAAACGCTAAATTTAACGAACATTTCGGCCTGAGATTGTgtggatgtgaatattgtggaagagagtgtattaaaggggcgggcgcgttagtctaatgcgactgtgtttgtgggtctggtctcatcgccggatttccgaaTCCCTCTTGTGTAAAATAACAAGATTCTTCAGTCAAAGAAGCACTTTGCTCCCCTTCTAATCctcaaagtgggaattcagtgttgtttgtttgttgatttcaagattttagtcgaaaagtatggaacatgtcagcgatcggctgagagagtcatcagtgcagcaatgaaacgggtttcagtcgaaaatggagtctttacttcaagtgaaacctttgcgacagcaaacattctgatgtcagagacaggaaggatctagcctgggactctggaatacccgaatttcagtggaattggagagtttaggaccagagagaaacacagagaggcagcaggagccgggagctgacagcaggttgtctccgccccgtccgctcgctgcctttaagttgctcagtgccgccaccaccagcttcatttctgacccagttctgactgacagagagactttgtgcagagtcctggacatgaccgatactgcagccgccgaaacggctcctccagccgccgccgctcaagtcaagactcctaagaagaagaaggcggctcctcGGAAAGGGTCAGGCGGTCCCAAGTTGGGCGAGCTGATCCTCAAGACTGTGGCGGAATGCAGTGTCCGCAGTGGGATGTCACTGCAGGCAATAAAGAAGGCTCTGCGTGTtaaaggtgtcgatgtggagaagagcAAGTTCccaatcaagcaaagtatcaagcggcttgtggcgaaagacttcctggtgcagacgaagggcacgggggcctccggcaccttcaaaatcgcgaaacaggaaaagaagggaaatgtggtgaagaagattaagacaggagcagccaagagatctttagtgaagaaaacagctgccaagaaactgataacaaagaaaacagccaagaaatccccagggaagaaaatagtcgccaagaaagtgagcagcaagaagacagcagccaagaaagtgagcacCAAGAAGGCGGCAACGCCAAAGAAGGCGGTAAAGAAAGCAACGCTTCCAAAAAAATCTCCAGCGAAGAATGCCAAAAAAGCCAAGAGGGCCACGGGCGGAAAGCCGCCCAAGAAAGTTCAATCATCAAGGGGCGGGAAgaagccgaaagcagcaaaggctcagaaagcagcccctggaaagaagtgaaacagcacgggaaacttgtagacatctgaacccaaaggctcttttcagagccacccacgtctctcaggaaagagctgatccccgatcaaatgatccctgcCCCGCAGTCGTGTGCACATTTCACCTAGAAATGATTTGAAGTAAATCCAGGTTCCCTGGTGACTCTCAACCCAGCCCTTCCTCACTCTCTGGAACAAATCAGGGATGTTCGGGCCTTACTGTAACCGGGTATATGTTCGGTGAAGTCTCAGTTCATGCTCGTTTCAGGGTGACAGCCTGTAACACAGTAACACGGGCGAGAAACCCCGCGTCACATCTCAAACCCCAATACATGATTTTGCATAATTCAGCTGGGGTTCGGTTTCAGTAAACTGCTGAATCCGTCTGGGAGGAGAGGTGTGCCGAAACaggttgacttgtgatcggaagcactgcaCTTAGGCTTGTATATTACTAACTTTTATTTGTTCCAGATCCGTATTTAGACCGCCGGTTTTTGTTATCATTGGCGATAAAGGCCGAATCTCCATGTTTTATGCTGAGCTCTTATGTCGAGAACTGTTTTTTCTTGAATTGGTggttcgagcaagtgggaggcggagcgagaggatcaaagacatttctctgctttgtctgtcactcagtttcctccAGACCCGCCTCTGGCTCTCTGTCCCTTTCACAGTCAGGTCGGGGCAGGCTGTATAAAAAGGCAGCAGAAACTGCTTGTTTCTCATTCAGAATCGGTTTGTCTGAAGAAGCGTCATGacaggaagaggtaaaggaggcaaaggactgggcaaaggcggagcaaagcggcaccgcaaagtgcttcgtgataacatccagggcatcaccaagccagcaattcgCCGTCTGGCTCGCCGTGGTGGAGTGAAGCGCATTTCGgggttgatctatgaggagacccgcggggtgctgaaggttttcctggagaatgtgatcagagatgcggtcacctacactgagcacgccaagcgcaagacggtcaccgccatggatgtggtgtacgctctgaaacgtcagggccgcactctctatggattcggcggctaaacaaatcCACCCTTTCTACCAAAAACAAAAGGCTCTTATAAGAGCCACCCAAAACCTCATATAGAGATAAGTGACCTTGAAACTGCAGCGGGGATGTCTTGGGATGTGAAATTGTTGTAGCTCATCCAATGTTATGTGGACTTTATCAGATCAGTATTGCATTCTCTTATAGTCACTTTCCGTGTCACACATTTTTTCACTGTCTTCTTCTGTTCCATGTTTAATAACCGCGTCATGAATTAAAAGGTTGCAGTTGATAATGTCCATTGCCGACCTGAACTGCCGGTAAAGATGTAGAAAAGGATTTACTCCCGTTGAGTCAGAAATGGCCGGAGCTTTGTTCCCGCCAGAGACCGAACAAGGAATAAACCCCTATTCAAACCGTGTTGGAAGACACAGTGGGGGATCTAGGGCGGAAAAAAATTATGCTAAAAGCACTGAGATTTTATAATCGTTCCCGCCAAATTAGATTTACTTTAATCTTTGCGTCGTTTATAATTTGAaaatggcgggctttttgaaattgattcaatttcagttgcagttcaaccggatgttgccgggactggaaaaaatgcagctatgaggaaagattgaatgggCCGTGGTTGTTCTCTGTGGCACAGAGaatgctgaggagagatctgattgaattggataacattttgagaggcctggcTAGAGTGCAggtgaagggccaatttaccttaaTACAGAGGTCACTGACTAGGGGTCAAAGACTTAAAGCgtttggtagaatgattagagggaagatgaggacaaggttttttttccctctcatctagaggatggtgggggtctggaactcaatgtctgaaagggtagttgaggcagaaatcttcaaatgattcaaaagaagtctggatatgcacctcaagtgcatattctacaggattacagaccaaatgctggcaggtgggattagaatgggtggcgagctttccggctggcacagacacgatggtccaagtggcttctttctgtgccataaactttcaatgattttcagaaaagagaaggctgaggggggacatgattgagggatccaaaattatgaaggtcattgataggttagacaggaggaAACTTTttgttttccctcagcggaggcatCAATAagtaggtaaggggcaggaggtttaatggAGATGTGAGGGGGAAAGAAACACTCAtcatgtggttggaatctggaacacactgcctgaataggtggcagaggcaggaaccctcacaacatttaagaggtatttcgatgagcacttgaaacgccatagcatacaagaatacgggtcaagtgctggaaaatgggattagaatagttagatgcttgaagaaatacttgcaggtttataggtaaattgcccccagtgtaggtagatggtaggagaatggtggggatgccgtagggaatatgggatgaatgtaggattagtataaatgggtggttgttggtcggcacagactcggtgggccgaagggcctgtttctgtgctgtgtaactccatGATTCGATGTTTAGTTATCGCGTCATGAATTGAACGGTTGCATTTGATAAAGTCCATTGACGACCTAAACTGCCGGTGAAGATGATGGATTTATTCCCGTTCGAGTAAGCAATGACCGGAGCTTTATTCCCGCCTGAGACCGAACAAGGAATGAACCCCAATTCAAACCGTGTTGGAAGAAACGGAGGTGGAATCGAGGGCCGAAAGATGAAGCTCCAAGCAAtgagattttataattgttcccgccgaattcggttttatttaatctttgagtcgtttgctaatttgaaattggcgggctttttgaaattgatgaaATTTCAGTTGCAGCTCAGCCAATCAGGGAGCAGCAATTCCCACCGCCCTTTTCCATCCCAGACATTGTGTCAAATTGGATGATGGACGGTGCTTCATCCAATCACAACATTAGGGCGGTCCTTCGACTGTCTTAAATAGGCAGTCCCTGAGCAGCTTCAGCATTAAACACGACATTGTGTAAGGTCTCCGTagataatggccagaaccaagcagacagcgcgcaaatcgaccggagggaaagctccgcgcaagcagctggctaccaaagcggcccgcaagagcgctccagccacgggcggagtgaagaagcctcaccgttacagacccggcactgtggctctgagggagatccgccgctaccagaaatccaccgagctgctcatccgcaaactgcccttccagcgcctggtgcgggagatcgcacaggacttcaagacagacctgcgcttccagagctctgccgtcatggccctgcaggaggccagcgaggcttacctggtggggctctttgaggacaccaacctgtgcgccatccacgccaagcgagtcaccatcatgcccaaagacatccagctggcacgccgcatccgcggggagcgagcctaaactgaccctgccctgaactgagttcggcatcaaataccacaacggctcttttaagagccaccaaatcgacaaaagaaagagttgtgatctcttgttcattccagcacataaacgtctcagaAGGATTTGACCACTTATTTACTCAAAGCCGGGAGACACAAATACTTTTGTCTGCATCCGGCAGCTGGAGATTTCATGACGTGTCAGTTGTAAGATCGAGAGTAGCGATACCAATGTGCACAGCGCATTTTAATAGACCGGCGATCATTTTAGGACTGAACAAATGTTTGTGGTACATAAAGGGTAGAATGGTAAAAGTGCCTTTCTAATAGGGTCTGAGGGAATGAGAATGTATTTCATCTGATGAGCAACTAAATGCCAAAATCCAGTACACTTCATTCCAACACAAAACAATGATAACAGTGTAATATTACAGTctctcagacagtaaccagccctttcacagataaagtgggtggctctgaaaagagcctttgggttcacagattcaagtcaggccgcttcacttgcccttcgtgctcggagcgctggatttcttgggcagcagcacggcctggatattaggcagcaccccgccctgagcgatggtcacccctcccagcagcttgttcagctcctcgtcgttgcggacggccagctgcaggtgtctggggatgatgcggctcttcttgttgtcccgggccgcgttgccggccagctcgaggatttcagctgtcagatactcgagcacagcagccagatagaccggggctccggcacccacccgctcagcatagttcccctttctgaggtggcggtgaacacggccgaccgggaactgtaatccagctcgggaggagcgagacttgggttTAGCCCGAGATTTcccaccggtcttccctcttccagacattgccacaatctcacaaacactttcacgaagaatgctgagatccgcccacattcctcctccttgtaccttctggaggaatggtgtTGGGGACACTGCTGATTGGTCAGTCAGCACTCGGTGTCATTGTACTGTATATGTaaccaatcagagagctgctcaATTCACCAATCACAAGAAGACAGTGAGTTGAGAGCGGAAAATAAGAGCGCGAAATGGTCAGGCTCCCAACGATATTtcacatttgaaaagcccgccaatatatttgtaaaacaaggagcGGCTTCAATATAAAATATCACATTTATAGGTTATATTGTTTTGCAGAAAACATTGCAAAAACGTTTTCATTTTTTTATTCCACATTTTGTCCCAGATTCGCTTTTGTAATCCGCCATGTATTCTGCTTTATTCTTTTTCATGATACAGTCTAACCAGCGGCTGAAAGACTCATTCACAGTATTTTGTAaccggacacatttcaggtcaatcttcgtAATTATACTgtctcactgattctagattgatcccttttcgtgggagacaaaagcggagtatAGATTTTCAGTGTCACGGGTTAGAGACTGAGGGTGCCTAAACCAACGGGGTTTCTTAATGTGCTTATTCGTAAAGATAGCCAAACTTCAACACGGCAACCAAGTAACTGAGAACATCTTTAAATCATGCGTTAAATCAGCTTTCATTTTCGAAATATAGCAAAGGGGCCGAATGAATCTGCATTAACCTGAACTGATTTAAACAGAGAATACAACCAACATCAAAAATTTGCAAAGTATTCATATTAACAGAAAAAAAATTCGATAATCATGATGATGTTGTAGCTAtttcagagaagttgtgggtggctcttaaaagagcctttttgtgtttcgggtgtgtttcagtacattgcggatatttacttggagctggtgtacttggtgaccgcctttgtaccttccgacacggcgtgtttggccagctccccgggcagcagcaggcgcacggcggtctggatctcccgggagctgatggtgctgcgtttgttgtaatgggccaggcgggaagcctcacccgcgattcgctcgaaaatatcattcacaaacgaattcatgatgctcatggccttggaggagatgccggtgtcagggtgaacctgcttcatcactttgtacacgtagatggagtaactttctCTCCTGGATTTTCTCCGTTTCTTACTGCCCTTTGGTGGCGCCTTCTTctgagttttcttggcgcccttcttggaaggtgctgctgttttcttctcctcaaccatgatCACGACCAACTTCAGACGCAGAATAACCGAAATTTCGCTCGGAGCTTGAATTTTATAGGCATCCCCAGAACCCTATGCTAATGAAGGATGGGAGATGACCATGTtcatgattggctggtttacaatgatgtcactgcctgatgttgagtggcgcagtggttcgcactgcagcctcacagctccagcgacccgggttcaattctgggtactgcctgtgtggaatttgcaagttctccctgtgtctgcgtgggtttcctccgtgtgctccggttttctcccacatgccaaagacttgctggtttattggttaattggccattataaaatggcccctagtataggtaggtggtcgggaaatatcgggacaggtggggatgtggtaggaatatggaatcagtgtaggattagtataaatgggtggttgatggtcggcacagactcagtgggccgaagggcctgtttcagagcagtATCTCAAAAATATAAGCTATATCTGTCTGATTGGATATCTAAAGTAACCAATCACACTTCATGCCTATCACAGCCACAAACTGACGCAGCAGTCAGATCGTCCAACCCCCTTTGCCCGCCCTTAACCATGACTTTCTGAGTCCCTCTGCCTCTTCAACCATTTCCATTTTGCTGGTA
This DNA window, taken from Heterodontus francisci isolate sHetFra1 chromosome 45, sHetFra1.hap1, whole genome shotgun sequence, encodes the following:
- the LOC137356249 gene encoding histone H1-like is translated as MTDTAAAETAPPAAAAQVKTPKKKKAAPRKGSGGPKLGELILKTVAECSVRSGMSLQAIKKALRVKGVDVEKSKFPIKQSIKRLVAKDFLVQTKGTGASGTFKIAKQEKKGNVVKKIKTGAAKRSLVKKTAAKKLITKKTAKKSPGKKIVAKKVSSKKTAAKKVSTKKAATPKKAVKKATLPKKSPAKNAKKAKRATGGKPPKKVQSSRGGKKPKAAKAQKAAPGKK
- the LOC137356351 gene encoding histone H2B 5-like, which encodes MVEEKKTAAPSKKGAKKTQKKAPPKGSKKRRKSRRESYSIYVYKVMKQVHPDTGISSKAMSIMNSFVNDIFERIAGEASRLAHYNKRSTISSREIQTAVRLLLPGELAKHAVSEGTKAVTKYTSSK
- the LOC137356512 gene encoding histone H4, translated to MTGRGKGGKGLGKGGAKRHRKVLRDNIQGITKPAIRRLARRGGVKRISGLIYEETRGVLKVFLENVIRDAVTYTEHAKRKTVTAMDVVYALKRQGRTLYGFGG